A genome region from Corynebacterium uberis includes the following:
- a CDS encoding AAA family ATPase, whose amino-acid sequence MSGLFVESFRFHDAHWRHRDLPAWAASAPAVRAVRDAGALDLARPVTLLTGDNGVGKSTLLEAIAVSCGFDPSGGAYGLPRADVGLREESVFAGIGAAIRGTRAMGGYFLRAETHLATASTSLDPNGTLLRYRSHGESLLDVAMDRFHSNGLFLLDEPEAGLSTVRQMALLAIIARTADAGGQYVIVTHSPVVLAIPGARIIEFHAGGTMDTLPLCETLAFRAWEDFLADPVGMADYMADYCADTTA is encoded by the coding sequence ATGAGCGGGCTGTTCGTCGAGTCCTTCCGCTTCCATGACGCCCACTGGCGCCACCGCGACCTGCCCGCCTGGGCGGCGAGCGCCCCAGCTGTGCGCGCCGTCCGCGACGCCGGGGCACTGGATTTAGCCCGCCCTGTCACCCTGCTGACCGGCGACAACGGTGTGGGCAAATCCACCCTGCTGGAAGCCATCGCCGTCAGCTGCGGGTTCGACCCTAGCGGCGGGGCCTACGGGCTGCCGCGTGCCGATGTGGGGCTGCGCGAAGAGTCAGTCTTTGCCGGCATCGGCGCCGCCATCCGCGGCACCCGCGCGATGGGCGGCTACTTCCTGCGCGCAGAAACCCACCTAGCCACCGCGTCCACCAGCCTGGACCCCAACGGCACGCTCCTGCGTTACCGCAGCCACGGGGAATCGCTTCTCGACGTCGCGATGGATCGCTTCCACAGCAACGGACTGTTCCTCCTCGACGAACCCGAGGCGGGACTATCCACCGTGCGGCAGATGGCGCTGCTGGCCATCATCGCGCGCACCGCGGACGCGGGTGGCCAATACGTCATAGTCACCCACTCTCCCGTCGTGCTGGCCATCCCAGGCGCGCGCATCATCGAATTTCACGCGGGCGGCACCATGGACACCCTGCCACTGTGCGAGACGCTGGCGTTTCGCGCCTGGGAGGACTTCCTGGCCGACCCGGTGGGCATGGCCGACTACATGGCCGACTACTGCGCGGACACTACAGCGTGA
- a CDS encoding homoserine dehydrogenase, with protein MTSTNGQGFNQGKGEGQPVGIAILGFGTVGSQVLRLMLDNADAFAHRIGGPLEVRGVAVSDLSKSRDGVDPELLTDDAMALINRDDVDIVVEVIGGIDYPRKLVLAALKAGKSVVTANKALVAAHADELAAAAEEAGVDLYFEAAVAAAIPVVGMLRRSLAGDQIERIAGIVNGTTNFILDAMDSTGASYDDMLAEATRLGYAEADPTADVEGYDAASKAAIMASLGFHTRVKASDVYCEGITAITAKDIAAAKESGHTIKLLAICEKLTDEEGHQSVSARVHPTLISRDHPLASVSESYNAIFVEAEAAGRLMFYGNGAGGNPTASAVLGDVVGAARNKVHGGRAPGESTYANLPVADFGDVPTRYHIDMVVRDRIGVLADVSAICAKRGISLRTVRQEESGETARLILVTHTAAERDLADTVAALSASADVLSVESVIRLAE; from the coding sequence ATGACCAGTACTAACGGTCAGGGTTTTAATCAGGGCAAGGGCGAAGGCCAGCCGGTGGGCATTGCCATTTTGGGCTTTGGCACCGTGGGCTCTCAGGTGCTGCGCCTCATGCTCGATAACGCCGACGCCTTCGCCCACCGCATCGGCGGGCCGCTTGAGGTGCGCGGCGTGGCCGTCTCGGACCTGTCCAAGTCCCGCGACGGGGTGGACCCGGAGCTGTTGACCGATGACGCCATGGCCCTGATCAACCGCGATGACGTGGACATCGTCGTGGAGGTCATCGGCGGGATCGACTACCCGCGCAAGCTGGTGCTCGCGGCGCTCAAGGCGGGCAAGTCCGTGGTCACGGCCAATAAGGCGCTGGTGGCCGCGCACGCAGATGAGCTTGCCGCCGCGGCAGAGGAGGCCGGGGTGGACCTCTACTTCGAGGCCGCCGTGGCCGCCGCCATCCCGGTGGTGGGCATGCTGCGCCGCTCCCTGGCCGGCGATCAGATCGAGCGCATTGCGGGCATTGTCAACGGCACCACCAACTTCATCCTGGACGCCATGGACTCCACCGGCGCCAGCTATGACGACATGCTGGCTGAGGCCACCCGCCTGGGCTACGCGGAGGCGGACCCCACCGCGGACGTGGAGGGCTATGACGCGGCCTCCAAGGCGGCGATTATGGCCTCCCTGGGCTTCCACACTCGGGTGAAGGCCTCGGACGTTTACTGCGAGGGCATCACCGCGATCACCGCCAAGGATATTGCGGCGGCGAAGGAATCCGGTCACACCATCAAGCTGCTAGCCATCTGTGAAAAGCTCACCGATGAGGAAGGACACCAGTCCGTGTCTGCGCGCGTGCACCCCACCCTGATTAGCCGGGACCACCCCCTGGCCAGCGTCTCTGAGTCCTACAACGCGATCTTCGTGGAGGCCGAGGCAGCCGGACGCCTGATGTTCTACGGCAACGGTGCCGGCGGCAACCCCACGGCCTCTGCGGTGCTGGGTGATGTGGTCGGCGCTGCCCGCAACAAGGTCCACGGTGGCCGGGCGCCGGGCGAGTCCACCTATGCCAACCTGCCGGTGGCAGATTTTGGTGACGTTCCCACCCGGTATCACATCGACATGGTTGTCCGGGACCGCATCGGCGTGCTGGCTGATGTCTCTGCCATCTGCGCCAAGCGGGGGATCTCCTTGCGCACGGTGCGCCAGGAAGAGTCCGGGGAGACCGCCCGGCTGATCCTGGTCACCCACACGGCTGCGGAGCGCGATCTGGCCGACACGGTGGCTGCCTTGAGCGCATCCGCGGATGTGTTGTCCGTGGAAAGCGTCATCAGGCTGGCCGAGTAG
- a CDS encoding AAA family ATPase: MLFVRSVALEASISRSHLPAALHALTQRPLKLRAPVTILSGDNGAGKSTLLEAIARAMGFHGRGGPRGMLVTQTHETQDVHDYLRISRGGSPRDGYFLRGETHLDIARTYRDDIEGAPDLLARSHGESVMHILRHRCGGDGLYIFDEPEDGLSVLRQLEALGIIATLARAGSQVLMATHSPILLAVPDAQIVELTSTGIRAQSYEQTQAVRDAREFLSDPEGTAEFLSAEEEP, from the coding sequence ATGCTTTTCGTGCGCTCGGTGGCGCTGGAGGCGTCGATAAGCAGGAGCCACCTGCCCGCCGCACTGCACGCGCTGACGCAGCGCCCGCTTAAGCTGCGCGCCCCGGTGACGATCCTGAGTGGCGATAACGGCGCGGGCAAATCCACCCTGCTCGAAGCCATCGCCCGGGCCATGGGCTTCCACGGCCGCGGCGGGCCACGGGGGATGCTGGTCACGCAGACCCATGAAACCCAAGATGTGCACGATTACCTGCGGATCAGCCGCGGCGGCTCCCCGCGCGACGGGTACTTCCTGCGCGGCGAAACGCACCTGGACATCGCGCGGACCTACCGCGATGACATCGAGGGGGCTCCCGACCTGCTGGCCCGCAGTCACGGCGAGTCCGTCATGCACATCCTGCGCCACCGCTGCGGCGGCGATGGGCTCTACATTTTCGACGAACCTGAAGACGGCCTGTCGGTGCTGCGCCAGCTGGAGGCCTTAGGCATCATCGCCACCCTCGCGCGCGCCGGCTCCCAGGTGCTCATGGCTACACACTCTCCCATCCTGTTGGCCGTCCCGGACGCGCAGATTGTGGAGCTGACCAGTACCGGAATCCGCGCGCAGTCCTATGAACAGACCCAGGCGGTGCGCGATGCCCGCGAGTTCCTCTCCGACCCGGAGGGCACCGCGGAATTCCTTAGCGCCGAGGAGGAACCATGA
- a CDS encoding helix-turn-helix transcriptional regulator: protein MTVVDATRQAPKPTTELFRESLHLSPRQREVLDALHTFPDGATVAELSKQLGMHANTVRGHLDELQMQGAVRHRQAPITGRGRPTLIFSTRLPDNRAIAHEYLSLIAELADTIDPQQAQLVGQRWAHTMAGDEDYSDPEEAINRVFSRLRDLGFDPELIDAPAPAEPTTICLNACPFARADGVPSVSICHVHEGFLRELLAQGRALDSELEPLRADHTCRIHLRPTAA from the coding sequence ATGACCGTGGTTGACGCAACACGCCAAGCACCGAAGCCCACTACCGAGCTCTTTCGCGAGTCTTTGCACTTAAGCCCCCGGCAGCGTGAGGTCCTCGACGCCCTGCACACCTTCCCGGACGGGGCCACCGTCGCCGAGCTGTCCAAGCAGCTGGGAATGCACGCCAACACGGTGCGCGGGCATCTTGATGAATTGCAGATGCAGGGTGCCGTACGGCACCGCCAGGCCCCCATCACCGGCCGCGGGCGGCCGACCTTGATTTTTAGCACCCGCCTTCCGGACAATCGCGCCATCGCGCACGAGTATTTGAGCCTCATTGCGGAGCTGGCCGATACCATCGACCCGCAGCAGGCCCAGCTGGTTGGCCAGCGCTGGGCGCACACCATGGCCGGGGATGAGGACTACTCCGACCCGGAAGAAGCAATTAATCGGGTCTTTTCGCGCCTGCGCGATTTGGGCTTCGACCCCGAGCTTATCGACGCCCCCGCGCCCGCCGAGCCCACCACAATCTGCCTCAATGCGTGCCCCTTCGCCCGCGCCGACGGGGTGCCCTCGGTGTCCATCTGCCACGTCCACGAGGGGTTCCTGCGCGAGCTGCTCGCCCAGGGCCGCGCCCTGGATTCTGAGCTTGAGCCCCTGCGCGCCGATCACACCTGCCGGATCCACCTGCGCCCGACCGCCGCGTAG
- the thrB gene encoding homoserine kinase — MSVDIEVGRTVTVKVPASSANLGPGFDTLGLAVSMYDTVTVEVTESGLEIIIHGEGADDLPRDSSHLVVRAIQAGLTAAGVSAPGLRVECTNVIPQSRGLGSSAAAAAAGVLAANGLAGNPLDTEKVVQLASAFEGHPDNAAASILGGAVVSWTEIPVDGQSLPVYRAVRIPVHPDIIATALVPDSHASTQAVRRVLPSHVTHTDARFNVSRAAVMTVAIQSHPELLWEGTRDRLHQPYRADVLPVTAEWVNRLRNRGYAAYLSGAGSTVMVLSTEPVEEAILDDARSAGLAVHELQVAGAADVTVAS; from the coding sequence GTGAGCGTTGACATTGAGGTCGGCCGCACCGTCACGGTGAAGGTTCCGGCGTCCTCGGCGAATTTGGGCCCGGGCTTTGACACCCTGGGCCTGGCGGTGAGCATGTATGACACGGTGACCGTGGAGGTCACCGAGTCCGGCCTGGAGATCATCATCCACGGCGAGGGAGCCGATGATCTTCCCCGGGACTCCTCGCACCTGGTAGTGCGCGCCATCCAGGCGGGCTTGACCGCAGCGGGGGTCAGCGCGCCGGGTTTGCGGGTGGAGTGCACCAACGTGATTCCGCAGTCTCGCGGCTTGGGCTCTTCGGCAGCCGCCGCTGCGGCGGGCGTGCTGGCGGCCAATGGCCTGGCCGGCAATCCTTTGGACACCGAGAAGGTGGTGCAGCTGGCCTCGGCGTTTGAGGGCCATCCGGATAACGCGGCGGCCTCCATTCTGGGCGGCGCGGTGGTGTCCTGGACGGAGATTCCCGTCGACGGGCAATCCCTGCCGGTCTACCGTGCGGTGCGCATCCCGGTGCACCCGGACATCATCGCCACGGCCCTGGTCCCGGATTCGCATGCCTCTACCCAGGCGGTGCGCCGGGTGTTGCCCAGCCACGTCACGCACACGGATGCGCGTTTTAACGTCTCGCGCGCGGCGGTGATGACGGTGGCCATTCAGTCGCATCCGGAGTTGCTGTGGGAGGGCACCCGCGACAGGCTGCATCAGCCCTATCGCGCGGACGTGCTGCCGGTGACCGCGGAGTGGGTCAATCGCCTGCGCAACCGGGGCTACGCGGCGTACCTGTCCGGGGCGGGCTCGACGGTCATGGTGCTGTCCACGGAGCCGGTCGAGGAGGCAATACTTGACGACGCCCGCTCCGCCGGCCTCGCCGTCCACGAGCTACAGGTCGCCGGTGCGGCAGACGTGACGGTCGCGTCGTAG
- the lysA gene encoding diaminopimelate decarboxylase, which translates to MPPAADFNDLPAHVWPRGARRRADGAVTIAGVALPDIVAEFGTPVMVVDEQDMRSRMRDMAAAFGAPEHVHYASKAFLTRTIAHWVDEEGLSLDVASENEFLIARAADFPAARIAAHGNNKSRGFLRRLVTEKVGRVVLDSFQELERLADIAAECGVVQDVLVRVKPGIEAHTHEFIATSHEDQKFGFSLASGSAFEAARQVLDSSSLRLAGLHCHVGSQVFDAEGFSLAAERVLGLLERIIDDLGPSHPGGRAGLAAQLSHLDLGGGYGIAYTTDEVALDVSAVARDLLRRVAGHARDFGLPEPTVTVEPGRAIAGPSTVTVYEVGTVKDVHIAADKTRRYVAVDGGMSDNIRPALYGAEYDIRVVGRLVHGTPVTTRVVGSHCEAGDILVDSLAAPDDICAGDLVALPATGAYCYAMSSRYNSFGRPAVVSVKDGQATLMVRRETVADILALEA; encoded by the coding sequence ATGCCCCCCGCAGCTGACTTCAACGACCTTCCCGCGCACGTGTGGCCGCGGGGCGCGCGCCGGCGTGCCGATGGCGCCGTGACCATTGCCGGGGTGGCGCTGCCTGACATCGTCGCCGAGTTTGGCACCCCGGTGATGGTGGTAGATGAGCAGGACATGCGCTCCCGGATGCGGGACATGGCTGCCGCCTTCGGGGCCCCGGAGCATGTCCACTACGCCAGCAAGGCGTTTCTCACCCGCACGATCGCCCACTGGGTCGATGAGGAAGGCCTGTCGCTGGATGTGGCCAGTGAAAACGAGTTCCTCATCGCCCGCGCGGCGGATTTCCCGGCCGCCCGCATTGCCGCCCACGGCAACAACAAGTCGCGCGGCTTCCTGCGCCGCCTGGTCACCGAGAAGGTTGGTCGGGTGGTGCTTGATTCTTTCCAGGAGCTGGAGCGCCTAGCGGACATCGCTGCCGAGTGCGGCGTGGTGCAAGACGTGCTGGTGCGCGTCAAGCCGGGCATTGAGGCCCACACCCACGAGTTCATTGCCACCTCGCACGAGGATCAGAAGTTTGGCTTCTCCCTGGCCAGCGGTTCGGCCTTCGAGGCTGCCCGCCAGGTGCTGGACTCGTCTTCTTTGCGGCTGGCCGGCCTGCACTGCCACGTGGGCTCGCAGGTCTTTGATGCGGAGGGCTTCTCCCTTGCCGCCGAGCGGGTGCTGGGGTTGCTGGAGCGCATTATCGACGACCTCGGTCCCAGCCACCCCGGCGGGCGCGCGGGGCTCGCCGCCCAGCTGTCGCACCTGGACTTGGGCGGTGGCTATGGCATCGCCTACACCACCGATGAGGTGGCCCTGGACGTCTCTGCGGTGGCCCGCGACCTGCTGCGCCGGGTAGCCGGCCACGCCCGCGATTTCGGGCTCCCGGAGCCCACGGTGACCGTCGAGCCGGGGCGCGCGATTGCCGGCCCGTCGACGGTGACGGTCTATGAGGTGGGCACCGTCAAGGACGTCCACATCGCCGCGGACAAGACGCGCCGCTACGTCGCCGTGGACGGCGGCATGTCGGATAATATTCGCCCCGCGCTCTACGGGGCGGAGTATGACATCCGCGTGGTGGGCCGCCTGGTTCACGGCACCCCGGTGACCACCCGCGTGGTGGGCTCGCACTGCGAGGCCGGGGACATTCTGGTGGATTCGCTCGCCGCCCCGGACGACATTTGTGCAGGTGACCTGGTGGCTTTGCCCGCCACGGGGGCCTATTGCTACGCCATGTCTTCGCGCTATAACTCCTTTGGCCGCCCGGCGGTGGTGAGCGTCAAGGACGGTCAAGCCACGCTCATGGTGCGTCGGGAGACGGTGGCAGACATCCTCGCGTTGGAGGCTTAA
- a CDS encoding L-lactate permease, which yields MDPQSLSVLAAEYTARTDAVAGNVALSALAGILPLVTFFALLMGLKWKAHWAALGAVGVGLIIAVALFSMPAGLAALSLSQGICFGVFPIVYIIIMAVWIYDLTVASGRFEDLRLIFSKVGRGDMRVQAMLIGFAFGGLLEALAGFGAPVAIVAAMLLAIGMDPLKAVLVTVVANAAPVAFGAMAIPVTTAAGLAQLVPTEVAAMAGRQVSVVALVVPLVLCLIMDGMRGLKQCWPMAIVLGISFGGGQFLASNYFTYELTDVVACLLSLAAGLALLRVWAPTTPEDQASHVDQSTGSLEPGRIGLALFPYLLIVVVFAVTKLWTWGVDVPGALASTDKKIKWPGLHGNLLTASGEASSSPVFNFNWLSSPGTILAICAVITVVVYTACHSGGRYRLGYAKGFGELIRGVNRMKWSYLTIASVMGLAYVMNFSGQTAAIGALLAATGAAFPFISPVLGWLGTAVTASATSSNALFAQMQATTAGQVGVDPNLLVAANTSGATLGKMISPQTAAIAAGATNMEGGEGRILSSAARYSLLLLVGMGLLVFLQSTAVLGWMVP from the coding sequence GTGGATCCGCAGTCCCTCTCAGTGCTCGCCGCTGAGTACACCGCGCGTACCGACGCCGTCGCCGGCAACGTCGCGCTGTCCGCCCTCGCGGGAATCCTCCCGCTGGTGACATTTTTTGCCTTGCTCATGGGCCTGAAATGGAAAGCCCACTGGGCAGCCCTCGGCGCCGTGGGCGTAGGCCTGATCATCGCCGTCGCCCTCTTTTCCATGCCCGCCGGGCTCGCCGCACTCTCGCTGAGCCAAGGCATCTGCTTCGGCGTATTCCCCATCGTCTACATCATCATCATGGCGGTGTGGATCTATGACCTCACCGTCGCCTCCGGGCGCTTCGAGGACCTGCGCCTGATCTTCTCCAAGGTCGGCCGCGGCGACATGCGCGTCCAGGCCATGCTCATCGGCTTCGCCTTCGGCGGGCTGCTCGAAGCTCTCGCCGGTTTCGGCGCCCCGGTGGCCATCGTCGCCGCCATGCTGCTGGCCATCGGAATGGACCCGCTCAAGGCGGTCCTGGTCACCGTGGTGGCCAACGCCGCCCCGGTGGCCTTCGGCGCCATGGCCATCCCGGTGACCACCGCCGCCGGACTGGCCCAGCTGGTCCCCACCGAGGTTGCCGCCATGGCCGGCCGCCAGGTCTCCGTGGTGGCCCTGGTCGTCCCGCTGGTGCTGTGCCTGATCATGGACGGGATGCGCGGGCTCAAGCAGTGCTGGCCCATGGCCATCGTCCTGGGCATCTCCTTTGGTGGCGGGCAGTTCCTGGCCTCCAACTACTTCACCTACGAACTGACCGACGTGGTCGCCTGCCTGCTGTCCCTGGCCGCCGGACTGGCGCTGCTGCGCGTGTGGGCGCCGACCACCCCGGAGGATCAGGCCTCCCACGTGGACCAGTCCACGGGCAGCCTGGAGCCCGGGCGCATCGGCCTGGCGCTGTTCCCATACCTGCTCATCGTGGTCGTCTTCGCGGTGACCAAGCTGTGGACCTGGGGCGTGGACGTGCCGGGCGCGCTGGCGTCGACCGATAAGAAGATCAAGTGGCCGGGCCTGCACGGCAACCTGCTGACCGCCTCCGGGGAGGCCTCCTCCTCGCCGGTGTTCAACTTCAACTGGCTGTCTAGCCCAGGCACCATCCTGGCCATCTGCGCGGTAATCACCGTGGTGGTCTACACCGCCTGCCACTCTGGTGGGCGCTACCGCCTGGGCTATGCCAAGGGCTTCGGCGAGCTGATCCGCGGTGTCAACCGGATGAAGTGGTCCTACCTGACCATCGCCTCGGTGATGGGGCTGGCCTACGTGATGAACTTCTCCGGCCAGACCGCCGCGATTGGCGCGCTGCTGGCCGCCACCGGTGCGGCCTTCCCCTTCATCTCCCCGGTGCTGGGCTGGCTGGGTACTGCCGTGACGGCTTCGGCGACGTCGTCCAACGCGCTGTTTGCCCAGATGCAGGCCACCACCGCCGGACAGGTGGGCGTGGACCCGAACCTGCTGGTGGCGGCCAACACCTCCGGTGCCACGCTGGGCAAGATGATCTCCCCGCAGACCGCGGCGATTGCCGCCGGCGCCACCAACATGGAAGGCGGGGAGGGGCGCATCTTGAGCTCCGCTGCCCGCTACTCGCTGTTGCTGCTGGTGGGCATGGGCCTGCTGGTCTTCTTGCAATCCACCGCGGTGCTGGGCTGGATGGTGCCCTAA